In a single window of the Amycolatopsis sp. cg5 genome:
- a CDS encoding thioester reductase domain-containing protein gives MTAPDRRYEAELLESGGDLPARVAGLLAALRPSTAAVPAGAEPAHPRAHWTVRDLTSAIVAEAGKVLPGKAISADVDLFDAGASSVDAVELVAALDRELGVRFELDEVFADARPGRLAGRWLAAAEPAGSDLELIAADLSLADDLPWCDSPPPRVPGVILLTGATGFLGGHLLLELLRRGDAQVVCLVRGADDEDAARRLGDALAGWDLPWSGEVRRRVRVIAGDIRRPRLGLPAHEWDRLARELDSVVNVAAAVDFLRGYPSLRLSNVVAVRTLAELAMTGRPKPLHHVSSLAVFNEIGIASMGEDDPLAHLTRLVTGYDKSKWAAEALLRRARERGLSATVLRPGGIGGHTGTGAYNARDLSSGFMAAFSRHGAIPAFRYLNVAPVDWVSAMAAAIVYEPSGWGHDYHLSGRPNSMADLIRDRELGGANVVVMEWDDWRADFLARAEADPMPQLEFLARVLRSPTAVKLCEANLTGPAATGTRAEAFAARHDLPAPVRYDAKSGLKTYERMIRDGLITPPGPDDPPHLWFPETMKGKLGPAGEQARTPCSLRLTLSIASMYQVLREGKRTLDVRQGRLKCAELHERPLTVESGEVWIRPEAGIPLRHGFEHPLLRYQLTLRDADGRLWWLEGWKTARARRDLWKQSRTLAVEIGRQGEPASFAGVLKVPSKSYLREQVEGIGVDPRLSIQEQRTAKLAWLGWFLPEMGKGLAEPGLRLLADLLDLRRDAIDRQADADRAQDRETIRKRGRSR, from the coding sequence ATGACCGCGCCCGACCGCCGGTACGAAGCCGAGCTGCTCGAAAGCGGTGGCGACCTGCCCGCGCGGGTGGCCGGGCTGCTGGCCGCGCTCCGGCCATCGACGGCGGCCGTGCCCGCCGGCGCCGAACCGGCACACCCCCGAGCCCACTGGACCGTGCGGGACCTGACCTCGGCCATCGTCGCCGAAGCGGGCAAAGTGCTGCCAGGCAAGGCGATCAGCGCCGACGTGGACCTGTTCGACGCGGGCGCGTCCTCGGTCGACGCGGTCGAACTGGTCGCGGCGCTCGACCGTGAGCTGGGCGTGCGGTTCGAGCTGGACGAGGTCTTCGCCGACGCCCGGCCCGGCAGGCTCGCCGGGCGGTGGCTGGCCGCCGCCGAACCGGCGGGCTCGGATCTGGAGCTGATCGCGGCCGACCTGTCACTGGCCGACGATCTGCCCTGGTGCGACTCGCCGCCACCACGCGTTCCCGGCGTCATCCTGCTGACCGGCGCCACCGGGTTCCTCGGCGGTCACCTGCTGCTCGAACTGCTGAGGCGGGGTGACGCGCAGGTGGTGTGCCTCGTGCGCGGCGCCGATGACGAGGACGCGGCCCGCAGGCTCGGCGACGCGCTGGCCGGTTGGGACCTGCCGTGGTCGGGCGAGGTCCGCCGCCGGGTGCGGGTGATCGCCGGCGACATCCGGCGGCCACGGCTCGGGCTGCCGGCCCACGAGTGGGACCGGCTGGCACGGGAGCTGGACTCGGTGGTCAACGTCGCCGCCGCGGTGGACTTCCTGCGCGGCTACCCGTCCCTGCGTCTGTCCAATGTGGTCGCCGTGCGCACGCTCGCCGAGCTCGCGATGACGGGCAGGCCGAAACCACTGCACCATGTCTCCTCACTCGCGGTGTTCAACGAGATCGGCATCGCCTCGATGGGCGAGGACGATCCACTCGCCCACCTCACCCGGCTCGTGACCGGGTACGACAAGTCGAAGTGGGCCGCGGAGGCCCTGCTGCGGCGTGCCCGCGAACGCGGGCTGTCCGCGACCGTGCTGCGGCCGGGCGGCATCGGCGGGCACACCGGGACCGGCGCGTACAACGCCCGCGACCTCAGCTCCGGCTTCATGGCGGCGTTTTCCCGGCATGGCGCGATTCCGGCCTTCCGGTATCTCAACGTCGCGCCGGTGGACTGGGTCAGCGCGATGGCGGCGGCGATCGTGTACGAGCCGTCGGGGTGGGGGCACGACTACCACCTTTCCGGTCGTCCGAACTCGATGGCGGATCTGATCCGCGACCGGGAGCTCGGCGGCGCCAACGTGGTGGTGATGGAGTGGGACGACTGGCGGGCGGACTTCCTGGCGCGCGCCGAAGCCGACCCCATGCCCCAGCTGGAGTTCCTGGCCAGGGTGCTGCGCAGCCCGACCGCGGTGAAGCTCTGCGAAGCCAACCTGACGGGCCCCGCCGCGACGGGCACCCGGGCCGAGGCGTTCGCCGCGCGGCACGATCTCCCCGCACCTGTCCGTTATGACGCCAAGAGCGGCCTGAAGACCTACGAGCGGATGATCCGTGACGGCCTGATCACGCCGCCCGGCCCGGACGATCCGCCGCACCTGTGGTTCCCCGAGACGATGAAGGGCAAGCTCGGCCCGGCAGGCGAGCAGGCCAGGACCCCGTGCTCGCTGCGGTTGACCTTGTCGATCGCGAGCATGTACCAGGTGCTGCGCGAGGGAAAACGAACACTCGACGTGCGGCAGGGGCGCTTGAAGTGCGCCGAACTGCACGAGCGGCCATTGACCGTGGAGTCCGGGGAGGTATGGATCCGCCCGGAGGCTGGCATCCCGCTGCGGCACGGCTTCGAGCACCCGTTGTTGCGGTACCAGCTGACCCTGCGTGACGCCGATGGGCGGCTCTGGTGGCTGGAAGGCTGGAAAACCGCCCGCGCCCGGCGCGATCTGTGGAAGCAATCAAGGACGCTCGCCGTCGAAATCGGCAGACAGGGGGAGCCCGCGAGTTTCGCCGGTGTGCTGAAGGTGCCGTCGAAAAGCTATCTGCGAGAGCAGGTCGAGGGCATCGGGGTCGATCCACGACTGTCCATTCAGGAGCAACGCACGGCCAAACTGGCGTGGCTCGGGTGGTTCCTGCCGGAAATGGGCAAGGGCCTCGCCGAACCAGGACTGCGCCTGCTGGCGGATCTGCTGGACCTTCGCCGGGACGCCATCGACCGGCAGGCCGACGCCGATCGCGCGCAGGACCGCGAAACGATCAGGAAAAGGGGGCGATCCCGATGA
- a CDS encoding alpha/beta hydrolase codes for MTSPTPVVPLTAARFGGAVIEPVPFTTSDGVELGLCRIGGHSGGPAVLLIHGLTVSSEMFALSETRNLVDSLLDAGYEPWLLDWRGSRALPYNEGRVRYTFDDVALYDIPEAVSYVRGRIGDRKLFVVSHCVGAMSLGMSMAAGLVPGLAGVVAHSVFLTPKLEPKARLRVHLGCELLRSRFTRIPVDIRQAGLRSRYTPIFALASLRADCPDPTCQMLHNSAWGTGASLFEHEKLAKRTHDRLAELFGPMPTWTLPHLRRSELAHAVVRWNTRDHRYDRLPENALDSADRIDTPILLLSGSENKLWRDSNRLCHEILARRQPRLDVRYTEIPGYGHMDAFLGRGAALDVFGRIIDFLDEH; via the coding sequence ATGACTTCGCCGACCCCGGTGGTGCCGTTGACCGCGGCCAGGTTCGGCGGCGCCGTCATCGAACCGGTCCCGTTCACCACCTCCGACGGCGTGGAGCTGGGCCTCTGCCGGATCGGCGGGCACAGCGGCGGCCCCGCCGTGCTGCTCATCCACGGGCTCACCGTGTCCAGCGAGATGTTCGCCCTGTCCGAGACCCGCAACCTGGTGGACAGCCTGCTCGACGCGGGCTACGAGCCGTGGCTGCTGGATTGGCGGGGTAGCCGCGCGTTGCCGTACAACGAAGGGCGCGTGCGCTACACGTTCGACGACGTCGCGCTGTACGACATCCCGGAGGCCGTGTCGTACGTCCGCGGGCGGATCGGCGACCGGAAGCTGTTCGTGGTGTCCCACTGTGTCGGCGCGATGTCGCTGGGGATGTCCATGGCGGCCGGTCTCGTCCCCGGGCTGGCCGGCGTCGTGGCGCACTCGGTGTTCCTGACCCCCAAACTGGAGCCGAAAGCGCGATTGAGAGTGCACCTCGGCTGTGAACTGCTGCGGTCGCGGTTCACCCGGATACCCGTGGACATCAGGCAAGCGGGGCTGCGATCGAGGTACACGCCGATCTTCGCGCTGGCCTCCCTGCGCGCGGATTGCCCGGACCCGACCTGCCAGATGCTGCACAATTCCGCGTGGGGGACCGGCGCCTCGCTGTTCGAGCACGAGAAGCTCGCCAAACGCACGCACGATCGGCTGGCCGAATTGTTCGGGCCCATGCCGACCTGGACCCTGCCGCATCTGCGGCGTAGCGAACTCGCGCACGCGGTGGTGCGCTGGAACACCCGCGATCACCGCTACGACCGCCTTCCCGAGAACGCGCTGGACAGCGCGGACCGCATCGACACGCCGATACTGCTGCTTTCGGGAAGTGAGAACAAACTCTGGCGGGATTCCAATCGGCTGTGCCATGAGATCCTCGCCAGACGCCAGCCGCGATTGGATGTTCGATATACGGAGATTCCCGGCTATGGACATATGGACGCGTTCCTGGGACGCGGTGCGGCACTCGACGTGTTCGGGCGGATCATCGATTTTCTCGACGAGCACTGA
- a CDS encoding SDR family oxidoreductase, whose protein sequence is MSITTRKVILVTGASSGIGEATALRLAAEGHQVVAGARREDRLAELAAKVRASGGAIDIRRLDVTDRASVTEFATRAQREHGRVDVLVNNAGVMPLSRLDSLLVDEWDRMIDVNIRGLLNGIAAALPIFRGQGAGHFVTVASIGAHQVVPTSAVYSGTKYAAWAITEGLRQEADPSIRVTTVSPGVVESELASTITEPGAREAMRTYRADSIPPGAIADAIAFALAQPPEVDVNELIIRPARQR, encoded by the coding sequence ATGAGCATCACCACCCGCAAAGTCATTCTGGTGACCGGAGCGAGCAGCGGCATCGGCGAGGCCACCGCACTCCGCCTCGCCGCCGAAGGCCACCAGGTCGTCGCCGGAGCCCGCCGCGAAGACCGCCTGGCCGAGCTCGCGGCCAAGGTCCGCGCGAGCGGCGGCGCCATCGACATCCGCCGCCTCGACGTCACCGACCGCGCGAGTGTCACCGAGTTCGCCACCCGCGCCCAGCGCGAGCACGGCCGCGTGGACGTGCTGGTCAACAACGCGGGCGTAATGCCCCTGTCCCGCTTGGATTCCCTGCTGGTCGACGAGTGGGACCGGATGATCGACGTCAACATCCGCGGCCTGCTCAACGGCATCGCCGCCGCACTCCCGATCTTCCGCGGGCAGGGCGCCGGGCACTTCGTCACCGTCGCGTCCATCGGCGCACACCAGGTCGTCCCCACCTCCGCGGTCTACAGCGGCACGAAGTACGCGGCCTGGGCGATCACCGAGGGCCTGCGCCAGGAGGCCGATCCGAGCATCCGCGTCACCACGGTCAGCCCCGGCGTCGTCGAGTCCGAGCTCGCGTCGACGATCACCGAGCCAGGCGCGCGCGAGGCCATGCGCACCTACCGCGCCGACTCCATCCCGCCCGGCGCGATCGCCGACGCCATCGCCTTCGCTCTCGCCCAGCCACCCGAAGTCGACGTCAACGAGCTGATCATCCGCCCGGCCCGCCAACGCTGA
- a CDS encoding helix-turn-helix domain-containing protein encodes MNLIGQFLRARRELVDPEELGLEAGPRRRVPGLRREEVALLAGVSTDYYVRLEQGREKNPSAQVVDALARALRLDDDAITYLHDLAHPSAPRRKRTEQRERVSRHLVQLMDAWPRTPAVVLGRCLTVLAGNQLGRALFSGHPHSDDLVRLVFLDPSAREFYPDWERVALNTVGGLRAAAGLDPDDPLVIRTVGELSVKSPEFRKLWARHDIRQKTTETKRFHHRLVGDLVLHYESLTVNSAPGQQLVVYQADPGSRSEEALALLGSLTSA; translated from the coding sequence ATGAACCTCATCGGACAGTTCCTCCGGGCCCGCCGCGAACTGGTGGACCCGGAGGAACTGGGCCTCGAGGCCGGGCCACGACGGCGGGTGCCGGGCTTACGACGCGAAGAGGTCGCGCTGCTGGCCGGAGTCAGCACCGACTATTACGTGCGGCTGGAACAGGGACGTGAGAAAAACCCGTCAGCCCAGGTAGTGGACGCGCTGGCGCGAGCGCTGCGGCTGGACGACGACGCGATCACCTACCTGCACGACCTGGCCCACCCTTCGGCGCCCCGCCGAAAGCGGACCGAGCAGCGGGAACGCGTGAGCCGCCACCTGGTGCAGCTGATGGACGCCTGGCCGCGTACCCCGGCGGTGGTGCTCGGCCGCTGCTTGACCGTGCTGGCGGGCAACCAGCTCGGCCGGGCGCTGTTCAGCGGCCACCCCCACAGCGACGATCTGGTCCGGCTGGTGTTCCTCGACCCGAGCGCGCGCGAGTTCTACCCCGACTGGGAACGCGTCGCGCTCAACACGGTCGGTGGCCTGCGCGCGGCGGCGGGGCTCGACCCCGACGACCCCCTGGTGATCCGGACCGTCGGCGAGCTGTCGGTGAAAAGCCCGGAATTCCGCAAACTCTGGGCACGCCACGACATCCGGCAGAAGACCACGGAGACGAAACGTTTTCACCACCGGCTGGTCGGCGATCTCGTTCTGCACTACGAATCCCTGACCGTGAACAGCGCGCCGGGCCAGCAACTCGTGGTGTATCAAGCCGATCCGGGAAGCCGATCCGAAGAGGCACTGGCACTGCTCGGCAGCCTGACCTCCGCATAA
- a CDS encoding TetR/AcrR family transcriptional regulator, with the protein MGKRTDSRDRTVAAAEHLFRARGVTGTGLRDIVEAAGTARGALGHHFPGGKEELVLAVIDHNMSRTAGLLREAAQTQPRPSPSDVVRLLVGFWRDELLRTDYALGCPLVAMVVDDVVNHPQVRTAVATALSSLQDPLATLLSHDDTTPSPGLAMALLAGVEGAVVLSRAHRSVQPLDEVEQVFLTLTAREGWV; encoded by the coding sequence ATGGGCAAGCGCACCGACAGCCGCGACCGCACCGTCGCCGCGGCCGAGCACCTGTTCCGCGCCCGCGGCGTCACCGGAACCGGCCTGCGCGACATCGTCGAGGCGGCCGGCACCGCCCGCGGCGCACTCGGCCATCACTTCCCCGGCGGCAAAGAGGAACTCGTACTCGCCGTCATCGACCACAACATGTCCCGAACGGCCGGCCTGCTGCGGGAAGCGGCCCAAACCCAACCCCGCCCCTCGCCCAGCGATGTCGTCCGCCTCCTCGTCGGCTTCTGGCGCGACGAACTCCTGCGAACCGACTACGCACTGGGCTGCCCACTCGTGGCGATGGTCGTCGACGACGTCGTGAACCACCCGCAGGTGCGCACCGCGGTCGCGACCGCGCTCTCCAGCCTGCAAGACCCCCTGGCCACCCTCCTTTCCCACGACGACACGACCCCGTCCCCCGGCCTCGCCATGGCACTGCTCGCCGGCGTCGAAGGCGCGGTAGTGCTCTCCCGCGCCCATCGCAGCGTCCAGCCACTGGACGAAGTCGAGCAGGTCTTCCTCACCCTCACCGCGCGTGAAGGGTGGGTGTGA
- a CDS encoding NAD-dependent epimerase/dehydratase family protein produces the protein MHVVVGATGGAGAAVVEELVARGEKVLAVSRGGGAVAGAEGVAADASDQARMREVCAGASVVYNCVNPPFGQWMRVFPEVVRALSAAAGAAGAVLAFADDTWMYGRVDGPMREDTAVRPVTDFGVFRAWLAELTMAGHHRGEVRVVIARGGELYGPRVESVLGQNLFGRVVAGRRPVWLGDPELPITPTFIGDFARALVTVAADPAAHGEIWHVPNDVPTTGREFMGVLGAQVGKAAKPVTISSSRVWPLKAVSAVVRQGASLLYQFEQPFVVDSGKFRSRYDFEPTRYDDGIARTIAWYRANPHLVRAGLVPR, from the coding sequence ATGCACGTCGTGGTGGGAGCCACCGGGGGCGCGGGGGCCGCGGTGGTCGAGGAGCTGGTGGCCCGTGGTGAGAAGGTGCTCGCGGTCAGCCGGGGAGGCGGCGCTGTCGCGGGAGCCGAGGGGGTTGCCGCGGATGCGAGTGATCAGGCGCGGATGCGGGAGGTCTGCGCCGGGGCGAGTGTGGTGTACAACTGCGTGAATCCGCCGTTCGGGCAGTGGATGCGGGTGTTTCCCGAGGTCGTCCGTGCGCTGAGCGCGGCCGCGGGTGCGGCGGGCGCGGTGCTGGCGTTCGCGGATGACACTTGGATGTACGGCCGGGTGGACGGGCCGATGCGGGAGGACACGGCGGTTCGGCCGGTGACCGACTTCGGGGTGTTCCGGGCGTGGCTGGCCGAGCTGACGATGGCCGGGCACCATCGCGGCGAGGTGCGGGTCGTGATCGCGCGTGGTGGCGAGCTTTACGGGCCGCGGGTCGAATCCGTGCTGGGGCAGAACCTGTTCGGGCGGGTGGTGGCCGGGCGGCGGCCGGTGTGGCTCGGTGATCCTGAGCTGCCGATCACTCCTACCTTCATCGGGGATTTCGCCCGTGCGTTGGTCACGGTCGCCGCGGATCCCGCGGCGCATGGCGAAATTTGGCATGTGCCGAACGATGTTCCGACGACGGGGCGTGAGTTCATGGGCGTGCTCGGGGCGCAGGTGGGCAAGGCGGCGAAACCGGTGACGATTTCGTCGAGCAGGGTGTGGCCGCTCAAAGCGGTTTCCGCTGTGGTGCGGCAGGGTGCGTCGCTGCTGTATCAGTTCGAGCAGCCGTTCGTCGTGGACTCGGGGAAGTTCCGTTCGCGATATGACTTCGAACCGACGCGCTACGACGATGGCATCGCGCGGACGATTGCTTGGTATCGCGCCAATCCGCACCTTGTCCGGGCCGGTCTGGTCCCTCGCTGA
- a CDS encoding DUF72 domain-containing protein has translation MWNHKAWPGRFLPQSLPAAERLRAYAGWCNAVEGNTTFYATPARTTVETWAQQTGPDFRFIVKLPKLVTHERRFAAVETEMRTFLDAIEPLGDRAVLWTQLPGAFAPSDVDALIRFLRRLPANRRRAVEVRHPLFFTDTGATARLESALAAANAEWVPFDTTVFFQSPPTSEAEQDAWTKKPRLPRRTHALTDQPIIRYLGRDSVEETVNGWQPWAETVAGWLREGRSPTVFLHTPDNNDAPELARRFHDDVRALVPSLEALPEPEPIEPATLF, from the coding sequence ATGTGGAACCACAAGGCCTGGCCCGGCCGTTTCCTGCCGCAATCCCTGCCGGCGGCCGAGCGCCTGCGCGCCTACGCGGGCTGGTGCAACGCGGTCGAGGGCAACACCACCTTCTACGCGACCCCCGCCCGCACCACCGTCGAGACCTGGGCCCAGCAGACCGGTCCCGACTTCCGCTTCATCGTCAAACTCCCCAAGCTCGTCACTCACGAGCGCCGCTTCGCCGCGGTCGAGACGGAGATGCGCACGTTCCTGGACGCCATCGAGCCACTGGGCGACCGAGCGGTCCTCTGGACCCAGCTCCCCGGCGCCTTCGCCCCCTCGGACGTCGACGCCCTCATCCGTTTCCTGCGCAGACTCCCCGCGAACCGCCGCCGCGCCGTGGAAGTCCGTCACCCCTTGTTCTTCACCGACACCGGCGCCACCGCACGACTGGAGTCGGCACTCGCCGCCGCGAACGCCGAGTGGGTCCCGTTCGACACCACGGTCTTCTTCCAGAGCCCGCCGACCAGCGAGGCCGAGCAGGACGCCTGGACCAAGAAACCCCGGCTCCCCCGCCGGACGCACGCCCTCACCGACCAGCCGATCATCCGCTACTTGGGCCGTGATTCGGTCGAGGAGACGGTCAACGGCTGGCAGCCATGGGCCGAAACGGTCGCGGGCTGGCTCCGCGAGGGCCGCTCGCCGACGGTCTTCCTGCACACCCCCGACAACAACGACGCACCCGAGCTCGCCCGCCGCTTCCACGACGACGTCCGGGCACTCGTCCCCAGTCTCGAAGCCCTACCCGAACCCGAGCCGATCGAGCCCGCGACATTGTTCTGA
- a CDS encoding MarR family transcriptional regulator: MSHPAPVARRMYDLIEPIGVVPYLTDGADDALMALGLRNQWDAYFAGRAAPFGRSVPAEVVHAVFYNFAPGEVARHIPKVWELTTPEAALEARERGCVAAIRRVAGDLADDPGVARAADLLLRAATSAPVEGRALFAALRRLPVPEEPVARLWHAATLLREHRGDGHNAALLTEGIGGTEAHVLFALSMDMPAHEFGRVHHLPAAQLTAVIDGMRDRGLVGEDGWLTAEGRATKERVEAMTDRLAEAPYNVVSPDEVESLVADLTPISAAIQKDFPW; the protein is encoded by the coding sequence ATGTCGCACCCCGCACCCGTCGCCCGCCGCATGTACGACCTGATCGAGCCGATCGGCGTGGTGCCCTACCTCACCGACGGCGCCGACGACGCGCTGATGGCGCTGGGCCTGCGCAACCAGTGGGACGCCTACTTCGCCGGGCGGGCCGCGCCGTTCGGCCGGTCCGTGCCCGCCGAGGTGGTGCACGCGGTCTTCTACAACTTCGCGCCCGGTGAAGTGGCACGCCACATCCCGAAGGTGTGGGAGCTGACCACACCGGAGGCGGCGCTGGAGGCGCGCGAGCGGGGCTGTGTCGCGGCGATCCGGCGGGTCGCCGGTGACCTCGCCGATGACCCCGGCGTCGCTCGCGCCGCGGACCTGCTGCTGAGGGCGGCGACCAGCGCGCCGGTCGAAGGACGCGCCCTGTTCGCCGCGCTGCGCAGGCTCCCGGTGCCGGAGGAGCCCGTGGCCCGGCTGTGGCACGCGGCCACCCTGCTGCGTGAGCACCGCGGCGACGGCCACAACGCCGCGCTGCTGACCGAGGGCATCGGCGGGACGGAGGCGCATGTGCTCTTCGCGCTGTCCATGGACATGCCCGCGCACGAGTTCGGCCGGGTCCACCACCTGCCCGCCGCGCAGCTGACCGCCGTCATCGACGGCATGCGCGACCGTGGCCTCGTCGGGGAAGACGGGTGGCTCACCGCCGAGGGCCGGGCGACGAAGGAACGTGTCGAGGCGATGACCGACCGGCTCGCCGAGGCGCCCTACAACGTGGTGAGCCCCGATGAGGTCGAGAGCCTCGTCGCCGACCTCACGCCGATCTCGGCCGCCATCCAGAAAGACTTCCCGTGGTGA
- a CDS encoding cytochrome P450, translating to MDTDPLGVLGELRRDRGAVFTRRRGEIYVSDPALAKEILANNDGIFREHSDFFRIKTGNFAPRSAQVEIGRAARVLLRRHANDHADELPALVSGLAPGSQWPDAGNRIVYEHFRPALIGAAPSAALRAVVDQIVERAVLAGARERYSRFARHRFRARVTRTLCAEIAARRARPAAEPADLLDVVAAAATARTRDADLAEVFLSCLFAVAGSVGFLLGWSLYLVGTSDEEPAHPAWVVREALRLWPVAWLFGRTPNREHQLAELTAKPADEVVVCSYLVHRDPAHWTEPDEFRPDRWAEGAGQEAFIPFGWGPHACTGAGVATQVTEALVGLITSAYRLHVTAPTSRPQVSAALAPPRFHLRLDPVSPPEGR from the coding sequence ATGGATACCGATCCGCTGGGGGTGCTCGGTGAGCTCCGCCGCGATCGCGGCGCGGTGTTCACCAGGCGACGCGGTGAGATCTACGTTTCCGATCCGGCGCTCGCGAAAGAGATATTGGCGAACAATGACGGCATTTTCCGGGAGCATTCCGATTTCTTCCGGATCAAGACGGGAAACTTCGCACCGCGGTCCGCTCAGGTCGAAATCGGGCGGGCCGCGCGGGTGCTGCTCCGGCGCCACGCGAACGACCACGCGGACGAATTACCCGCGCTCGTCTCCGGGCTGGCGCCGGGAAGTCAGTGGCCGGACGCGGGAAACCGGATCGTGTACGAGCATTTCCGCCCGGCGCTGATCGGCGCCGCGCCCTCGGCCGCGCTGCGCGCGGTGGTGGACCAGATCGTCGAACGGGCGGTGCTGGCCGGGGCGCGCGAGCGGTATTCCCGGTTCGCCCGCCACCGGTTCCGCGCCCGCGTGACACGGACACTGTGCGCGGAGATCGCCGCCCGGCGCGCGCGTCCCGCCGCCGAGCCCGCCGACCTGCTCGACGTCGTCGCGGCCGCGGCGACCGCGCGCACCCGTGACGCCGACCTCGCCGAGGTGTTCCTTTCCTGCCTGTTCGCGGTCGCGGGCTCGGTCGGTTTCCTGCTCGGCTGGTCGCTCTACCTGGTGGGCACCTCGGACGAGGAGCCCGCGCACCCGGCGTGGGTGGTGCGCGAGGCGCTGCGGTTGTGGCCGGTGGCGTGGCTGTTCGGCCGCACCCCCAACCGTGAGCACCAGCTCGCCGAACTCACCGCGAAACCCGCCGACGAGGTCGTCGTCTGCAGTTACCTCGTGCACCGCGATCCCGCGCACTGGACCGAACCGGACGAGTTCCGCCCCGACCGGTGGGCCGAGGGCGCGGGCCAGGAGGCGTTCATCCCGTTCGGCTGGGGACCGCACGCCTGCACCGGCGCCGGCGTCGCGACCCAGGTGACCGAGGCACTCGTCGGGCTGATCACCTCGGCCTACCGGCTCCACGTCACCGCACCGACGTCCCGGCCCCAGGTCTCGGCGGCGCTCGCGCCACCGAGGTTCCACCTGCGGCTGGACCCCGTTTCGCCGCCTGAGGGGAGGTGA